ACAATTTCTCCGCCCACAGAATCGAATTAGCAACCCCGACCCAGCGCAAGGAAATTTCGAGAGTTTGGTTTTGCGAACTttgaaacccccccccccccattccgccgcggccaacgACGACATCAACGACGACACCGGTTTAACGTCGACACACTCCccctcaaccaccaccaaaaaTGGGTCGTCTTCAcagcaagggcaagggcatttcgtcctcggccatcccCTACTCTCGCAACCCCCCGTCCTGGCTCAAGACCACCCccgagcaggtcgtcgaccagATCTgcaagctggccaagaagggcgTGACCCCCTCTCAGATCGGTGTCATCCTCCGTGACTCCCACGGCATTGCCCAGGTCAAGTTCGTCACGGGTACGTTGAAGAACCGCCATCCtaggaggaagaggaggagggaaacAAGGACGACAAAGCGGCAGGGATGACGGGACCGCAGGGAACGTGTGTGAACGGTCTGGCTGACCATCTCGACCACAGGCAACAAGATCCTCCGTATCCTCAAGAGCAATGGTATGGACTGAGCCAgctgtttcttttttccttcgGCTTCCGAGCTTCGAATCGACGCACCTACCCCCGGAAAGAGACGAATTGCGAATCGCGAGGGGGACACAGAAGGACAGCGACGCCGAGTGATGATGCCTGCTCTGTTCTGCTCTGCTGCCTCCTTGTTGGGCTGGCGCGAGCTATAAACAAAAGGGGCACTCACCTGCTCGCTCGTTCCTTCATCCCATCGCATGAGCATGCGGCTTGGACGGCGTGGAcgagaagagaaaagagatGGAGTATGCCTCTGCTTGGTCATACATATGGCTGACAGAGAGATGTGTGTGACAGGCCTTGCCCCCGATATCCCGGAGGACCTGTACATGCTTATCAAGAAGGTGAGCGAGAACCGATGCCAGGCTTGGTTGCCTGTTTTCGTCCAACCCCCCCACACGATAATTTGAACGGCCTGGCTAACTGttacctcctcctcccctttaggccgtcgccgtccgcaaGCACCTTGAGCGCAACCGCAAGGACAAGGACTCCAAGTTCCGCCTGATTCTCATCGAGTCCCGTATCCACCGCCTGGCTCGCTACTACAAGACCGTCGGTGTCCTCCCGCCGACCTGGAAGTACGAGTCGTCGACCGCCAGCACCCTCGTCGCTTAAGCGAGTGCGGGGATGACCGTACAACGCCgagccgaggaggatggggatggggattGGGTTCACGGTATGGGATGGAGtgggcgcgcccgcggcgggcgggttgtTGCTCCAGAAAAGAGCCACCGCACCGCCCGGCCGTCATGATTTCAGGTCGGGCCAATGGCGTTTTGGAATGGCATGGGAACACTGCATTCTAGAGCACTGGCAGCTGGCGCCTAGTGTCGCCGTCTCCTGGGGCGTGAAACTACAAAAAGCACGGGGTGACGAGTGACACAAGAAGAGGAGACCGTTAATGCAATGGATTTTCTCTTGCACTTTTTTTTCGTTTGCCATGGATACCGGTGACCTTTGACCAAATTTCGAGTAAACCAGATGAAGTCCAGGTTGATTATCGTTATTCTGTTGGCTGCGCCTTCTGACGCTCgtccgccgtcgccatgtccACTTGACTCTTCCTCGGTTTCCCTAGGTGATGGTGGTCCATGCTATGAATCCTTGCCCTCCAACTCCTTGCTCCGCTGGAGCAGATACTCGCCCAGCACGCGCAGCGGATCTTTGGGCCTGTGCGGCAGACCCCACAAGTCAGCGGTATTCTTTCAGAAGGTTGATCATCAcccatcccctcctcggATCTCCATCTCTCGTCCGGCGCCTGGGCAGGCGTAAAAAGGCACGGGACAacaggcagcagcagcagcaccaccaccaccaccaccaccaccaccaccaccatgccaGGCGAGATTGTGCGTCCATCTGTGCGTGGATGCGCCCCGGCCATGTGCCAGATCCCCGGAGAAAGGAAGGGAtcccaccctcctccgcccagCCTGAAACCATAGACCGGAAAACGCCTATTTTACcctttcctctctctctctttctctctctctctcccccctctccgtcCTGTTCTCACAAGAGTAAAAAAACGTTAGACTTACTGCTCCCTCGCGACAATCTTCATCCCCTCCAACAGCACCCCGGTGATCTTGCTGTTGATGTACTGCCTGACGGGCGCCCCGTTGGGGGTCGGCTCcgtggggaggggcggcggcgctgttcctcctcctccccctcctcctcctcctcctgctgttgctgctgctgctgctgctgccgccgaggacggagCTGGCGCCGATGATGGTGCGGCCTGGGGCTGAGCTTGGCTGGAGGAGACGGACATGGTaggcgcggaggcggtggcgggctcTGCTCCTGGTGATGGGGCGGTaccgtcggtggtggtggtattggtggttgttgtgggTGCGGGCTGGGACGGTGGCTGAAAGGGTGGAAGAaagtgagagagagagagagagagaggttaGAGCATTGAGGCTGCTACAGAACGGACGGGGGTGGAGGGTTCTTCTCGGGGTCGACGAGAGGGGTTGTCGAAAGGAATTGGCTGCGACGTACCGCTGTGGTTGCTGGGGCGTCGGTCATGGAAACATCGTGGTTGTCGGCGGAGGGAACGGGTTCGGGGGCCGAATTCGGGTCGGCCATGGTCGCGGTTGGCTTACGGGTCTGGCGGCTCGACAATGGGGTGCGCTTGTGTTGTTCAATGGCAAAGGCGAAACGGTCGCGTCGGCTCGTTGCGGGTAACGAGATGCTTCGACATTCGCAGGACCTGGAACTTGGAACCAGGAAGGCATGGGAAGCTCGGGTCTTGGCGCCGACcggtcctcgagctccgacgGGAAGGGACACACCCCACATTGGCACGCGGAGTCACGAGATCACGCGTCCAATGGCGGGGAGCACTGCTCGCTTTCCCTGTCCCACCGCCGCTTCTCTCGCCCCCAAGTTCGCGTTTTACGCGTTCTCGTGTCTATTTCGCGGTCGTCTGTCTCACCGGTGACTTTGAATTTCTGATCCACAAGCATGCCATGGTTGTGTGTCTCTGGCGTGGGAGCCTCAGACGATGGATCGCTTTGTCCAGCGACATAAACGCAGCAATGAGAACCAGGCCCGAGGCTCACCAGCGCGGGGCCTGTCTGAGACAGAGGTGACGACGACCTTGGAACCACTCAACAAGAAACCGAGACTCGACAAGGTCAGGGACAGCAACGCCGAAGACCCAGACTTGGTGACAGGCTCGGCCaacgaagacgccgccgaggctgcgcTCGAGGGCTCCCTTGAAGATGCCGGGACCGACATTGGCCTGTCGACGGCCATCGAGAGCAGTCTCCTTCCTatcgccatcgacgagcaGGCGATTAAGGAGCATGAGGCCATCCGGGAGTCTCAGTCCTCGCAGGACCCAGAGCCCGATGCTGTCGAATCAGGCCCTTCGGCCAGGCTGGACTCCCGGCGATGGGTCGCCGGAAAGCGCTCCATTTACGTCGATGCATTCCATCTCGCTCTCGACATCGTCTTGGAGGACGAGTCTCATCTGTTCAATACCAAAGAAGTTGCCGTGTTTGAGCAGTGGCGTGGTCTGAGTTACGACGCCCAGTATCTGTGAGATTCGCGGACGTCCCCGTCTCGCCCCCCTGGCCATGTCTGACACTCTCAGATATGTACGTTTGTTCCTGCGCAAGACGGCCGCGTGGCATCGggtcgagcgccttggcTACCGCAATGACATATCCGACATGGAGAGCGCCATAAACGCCCTCCTAGATTTGCGGCCGTTGCCATCTACCAAAGACGACGTTGGAGGCGGCCAGACCTGGCTGCTGGGAGACACGTTTCGCTTTGCTGAGGACTCGGCATCATGCATCGAgaccgtcgacgaggcggcttCCTTGCTAGGTTTCGATGAGCTCAAGTCTCTGGCCAAAGAGGTCAAGGTCCAAGGCAAGAACAAGACCGATCTGCATACGTTGTTCTGTCGCGCCGTGACCCGGCAGTCGAGCTTGACGGCCCTCGGGCTTCGCCGCTCAGCCAAcaccgacccggccggctcggagAGCGATGGTATCCAGCATCGCTGTCGGAAAGCACACTTCCTCGGCAAGATCCTCGCTGTCACCGGACCTCTGATCCGCCTCTCCGAGCCCGTCTTCAAGCTCTTCGAGCGCGTGCACCTGGTCTTCTATCGGTCGACCGAGTGGACAGAGAAATCGCTGATGACCATCATTCTTGCCAAGATGGCCAGGAGAAACTACGCCTCGTACATTGTGTGCCGGTCGGCCAACATATTCCCGTCGAGGAGCCATCTCCTCGAGTTTGAGCTCTCCATCCGCAAGGAGTATGAGGCGGACCAGGCTCTGGAGTTTGGCGATGGAGACAAAAGGTTCCGCAAGGTGCTTGAGATCTTCGAGTCCATCgcggggcggtggaggcaGCTCCTGGGGGAAGAGAAGCAGCGGGAGGAGACCGTCTACGAATCCGGCGAAGGGGGCTATCTTCGTCGGTTCAACGCAGCTCATGCCTATACACGCATCGCTCACAAGGCCGCCCactccctcggccggctaCATCGATACAAGGAAGAGCACGCCCTGCTCTCggagctccttgagcagcgcctcTTCCATCCGGCTCGCCGCGGGGCCTGGTACCAACGAAAAGCCCTGCTGGAAGAGCGGTACATGTGGGAGGCAGATCCCGACCCGGCATCGACGCACCCCGAAGTCCAGAAGCGGCATTGGCAGCGGATTTCCCTCCTCACCTGCGAGACTGCCCTGCAAGACCGCGACTGTCATCTGATTTACCACTATGACCTACAGAAGCGCTTGACGAAGCTGGAGAGGAAGCTGCGcgtgcctcgccgcctgcaGCACGACTTTGGCCACGTCAAGCTCCGCGAGCCCGAAGAGCACACGGTGCAGGGCATCCAGCTGGTCCGGGAAGAGCCCGACGTCAAGGAGAAGAACGGCCGCGCCATGAGCACCAAGACGTGGtggctcgacgagctgggcgatcccggcgaggacggccagccGCCGCACGTCAGCGTCGAAGCGATGTGCCTGTCGCACTACCGCAGCCAGGCATGGAAGGGTTACCATAGCGAGGGCGGCATCCTTCGCACGCTGTTTGCCTACTTGTTCTTTGATATCCTCTTCGCCTACGTCCCCAACGTCTTCCAGACCGCCTACCAACCCTGTCCGCTCGACCTGTTCACCGACGCCTTCTAtcccgcccgcgccagccAGATCAACCACCGGCTGGTCGAGATAGCaaacggcgaggcggagcgcatCTTGCGAGAGGTGCACGAGCGCGAGCATGAGCGCAGGACCAGCGTTGTGGGACTAAACTGGGACTTTGACGTTGAGGACCTGGCAGAGCTGGTGGCCTGCTTCGACGgcaacgccctcgccgtcgtgtGCAAGGTTCTCGCACAGGACTACAGGACTCGTGGGTCGGGCGTGCCGGATCTCATCCTCTGGCGGAGGACAGGCCCCGGTGCGTCGtctccggccggcggcaaccgGCAAGGTGAGGTCATGTTCGCCGAGGTCAAGAGCGCCAACGACCGCCTCAGCGACACGCAGCGGCTGTGGATCAACGTGCTCTCCGGGGCAGGCGTGCGCGTTGCGCTGTGCAATGCGGTGGCACGCGAGGTGCGGCGGCTGAGATGATGGagccctcctcgtcccgaTGCTGATGTTCAGCATCGCCGGCTCGCTGGCTCATTCATGATGAAATTTCGATGGTCCAGAAATAGAACCCTCATCTCCGAGCTCATGTCGGGTACGGCCTGGTTGGCCAGCTGGGTTGGCCCGGGCTGGACCACCAACAACATCGCAAGTTCCCACGGTTCCGAGCTTCCCAGGATCAAGCGCATGGCAACCGGCATGGAAATTGCATCACGTAGGGAGATTGCACATCTCCCAAATATAGCCCTTTCCAGAACGCTCCTCGTTTTGAAACATTCCGCCTGCCTTCGAAACGTGACCGCCCGCATCCGGCATGTCGTTTCGCCTCCTGGGAACCATGAGGCGCGGGAGAAAAGAAGGGGGTTGTTTCAGGTTTTCTGTCATCTCCTGAACACACCCAAGAGGAAGGTGAAGGATATGTCCTCACCTTCAAACAGCAGGCACACACGCAGCACGCGCCTCTTGACATCTGCAGCTCCGACTTTGAGGTTTCACAGAGATAGCCTCCTGCACGTCGGTAGGTGAACCACACAAGCACCACCCCCTTGGACCCCTTCGCGCACCAATCGGAAGCATACACCGGCCCAAGGCACACCGAGCTCTCCCCCATTTCATGGCGGAATCGTGAGACGTACAGAACCGAACCAACCCGCGGATGGTATCGCCGGTGACGCGCACACTCAGGTCTCCGAGCGCGGGGACGGAGATCGAGGCGAGCCGTGGGCGCACCCGTGCGGTGCTGTGCCGCAGGCTCCCAGCATGTCGCACACCGACATTCACCTGTCGGGGGGGCTGGGAGCCTCTCTCACCTCAGCCGGCCTCCTGTAGGACGTACTGCCTGGTTGGTctgcgcagctcgtcgcaccgagggacgggagcgggGCGGAGCGGGGCGCGGAGGGTGGTACGGatgcatcatcatcatcatcatcacatTTCACATTGAGGCAGCCAAGTGTCCCGTGTCTCGTTGATGTGGTGGAAAGAATGTGGATGATGTGTGCTGACTTGCAGGCGGGCCGAAGTGTGTGTATCCCTACCTGCTCGACTTACTGCGTAGATGTTCGAGGATGGGTAGGTTAATCAAGGGAGACCATGCGACGGCTGCCCATCCATGAAGGACAGGGAACCATCTACTTGGTACATCCACGGACGCAGTACGCATGTGCTACGAAAGgagcttttttttcttcccacAATGTTACCAGCTCACGGACTCTCTATCCCTACGCCGTCTTTGCCCTAGCGTTAGTGTAGGGGATTACTTACCCAAAACGACGGAGCTCAGACACCCAGCATCCCGTAGCTCTGGAAGAGGTCGCTCCAAGCAGCCTGAAAAAGCACAACTCCAAGCGTATTGCCACCGAGCAACAACGTGAATAACTAGCCCAGACATCTCACCATGTGCTCCGTTAAAACAACATTGCGCACGCtcagcccctccccccgcccggcccggccgggcgctTAACACATCAAACTTACACGGTCCCCGTTGTACGGCCGGCCAATGGCTTTCGCGGCATGCCGACCCGTTGTGACGATGCATGCCCCCCTGTCacacaaccccccccccccttgttcTCGAACCGTCGTTGGCCAGTCGCCGGGTGATCGGCCGGGGGTGTGGAGCGCCGGCCGCTGCGGAGACAAGGTGTTCGGCGCTTAACGTCACAGAGCCCCTCTGACGAACGtcccggggggggagggctgcGAAAAGAAACGGCGCGCAACAGTGCATACACATACGTCCCTGGcgagagacagagagagaaacaGAGCCAGGGCAGCTTGTGTTGGAAGGGCGTCCTCCAACGCAGGGAGGGACGCCCCGGCAATGCCGTTACCGTTTGCTTGCGACCGAAGGAATCATTTCAGCGCTCGGTGTGAGGCTGATGAGGCGCCGTCGTATGGCCCGGGGAGGTCCCCCGTGTCCACGGTAGGTATGTaatgtactgtgtacatcaTGTAGTACTTGGGGATAGGCACCAGATGCTGCGTATCGTATGGTACGCCGAGAAATCAGCCCGGCAGCCTCTCGGCCATATCACCACCTCCTAACCGCCAGGCGATGAACCAAAGACGAACGACGAGCAACATGTAGTCGAATCCCGAATACGAAGAGGAATCGGGGTTCTACTCATGGCGAGGCGTTTTGTTCGCTCACGATGCCGCAAACCGACGCTGCGCTGCATGGCCAATCTCGCCAGCAGCAAGAGAAAGAAGAATGCAACAGAGCAATACATAGCCCCAGCACCCAGCGGC
The nucleotide sequence above comes from Remersonia thermophila strain ATCC 22073 chromosome 5, whole genome shotgun sequence. Encoded proteins:
- a CDS encoding 40S ribosomal protein uS15; amino-acid sequence: MGRLHSKGKGISSSAIPYSRNPPSWLKTTPEQVVDQICKLAKKGVTPSQIGVILRDSHGIAQVKFVTGNKILRILKSNGLAPDIPEDLYMLIKKAVAVRKHLERNRKDKDSKFRLILIESRIHRLARYYKTVGVLPPTWKYESSTASTLVA